The Terriglobia bacterium DNA window CAAGCGCAATCGTACTTACTCTGCCTTAGTCGTCAGCGGCTTGCCCTTCTCGGCAACGAATACGACTGCCAGCTTCGCCGTGACGTTGCCCTTGTTGATCGCCTGATGGACTTGGCCGGGAGCGACATAGAAAATGTCACCGGCCTTCAGAGTCGCATCGGGCTTGCCCGCGAGCTCGAGCAGGATCGTGCCTTCCTGCACGAATACGTACACTTCCGCCGGGTGAGTATGTTTCCCCTCGGCAGAGCCAGGGGGCAGTTCGACCGAAGCCATGACCGCCTCGTACCCCGGGGTCTTCATGTCCTGCTTCAATAGAATATTTCTCTTCACGGTGGGAGCTTGTGGCGCGTTCTGGGCCTGGATCGCGAATGTTCCCACCAGGACCGCGACGACAAATGCTGCGGCGAATGCTGCTCTCGGCTTTCTCATGGTTGCTTCCTTGTCTGGATGATCGTGATGCGGAGTCAGGAACGATATGCTCTGGTTCTGTGACTGTCAATGATTTCGCCGCGGCAGCGGAAGGCTGACCCGAATACTGTCGGGAAGGCTGGATCGGAACTTGGGCTGCTTTGCGGACGTCAAGAGCGATGGAGAAGGGCTTGAAAAAAAGCTGGTCGGCCCTAGAGGACGATTTTCGAACTTGGGTAGCTGACGCGGCCTAAAGTCAGCAACGGTGGGTGTCCTGGCCTATTGCATGTGCTTACCCAGTGCTTCGGTGTCAGGTACAATCCGGCATGGATTTGCGAACGCGATGCCTAATGAGTGTCAAGCCCTCTTTTCGTGCCATGCGGACCGCTTGGATCGTGGTCGTCGCTCTCGCGTTTGGTGTCGGCCGCGCGGACGCCACGCTTCAACTCGACACTAAGCACATCCAACGTGCCGTCGGTTTCTTCTATGGGTCGGACGCAAGCGGCCACCCCAACCCTACGGCTGAACTGGGAACGGGTTTTCTCCTGCACATACCTAGTGCTCAAAAAATGGGTGCATTTCATGTGGTTTTGGTGACTGCCCGACATGTTGTCGATCCTGTTTGGGCCTGCGATGGACCTGTAAATCCCGATTTTCTGTTTTTTAGAGTGAACCGGCGAGTTCCGGTTAATGGGATTTCGGTTGAATACATTAAGATTCAACTCACAAATGAAGGACGTCGACTGTGGTCGCATCATTCCGACGATGCGGTAGACGTGGCAGTGATACAGGTGACGACCGAGCAGTTTCAACCACAGACAAACGACGTCGAACCGATAAGATTTCGAGATTTGGCGACACAAGAAGAGCTGGATTCACTGGAAATTGGGGACGCTGTCGTCTCCGCCGGTCTAGTCCCGCAACTATTTGCTAGATCCGCAAAGAACGTAGCCTTTTTCAAGTTTGGGAA harbors:
- a CDS encoding serine protease, with the protein product MSVKPSFRAMRTAWIVVVALAFGVGRADATLQLDTKHIQRAVGFFYGSDASGHPNPTAELGTGFLLHIPSAQKMGAFHVVLVTARHVVDPVWACDGPVNPDFLFFRVNRRVPVNGISVEYIKIQLTNEGRRLWSHHSDDAVDVAVIQVTTEQFQPQTNDVEPIRFRDLATQEELDSLEIGDAVVSAGLVPQLFARSAKNVAFFKFGNISAIGEEEVQRPCRLGRGSRQARLWFLSGIFIPGNSGSPIFLNPGLAGVSFSNARPMVIGLISGSVEGAAIGAVTSSQRIFEAVESAHVSDVDLSRGR
- a CDS encoding cupin domain-containing protein, translating into MRKPRAAFAAAFVVAVLVGTFAIQAQNAPQAPTVKRNILLKQDMKTPGYEAVMASVELPPGSAEGKHTHPAEVYVFVQEGTILLELAGKPDATLKAGDIFYVAPGQVHQAINKGNVTAKLAVVFVAEKGKPLTTKAE